In one Nocardia tengchongensis genomic region, the following are encoded:
- a CDS encoding SDR family NAD(P)-dependent oxidoreductase yields the protein MNARFDDKVVLITGGAGTIAGATAQAFADLGATVVLAGRDAERLAEAAGQVRTQGGKADWVVADVTDAAQVAAMVEEVVRRHGGLHVAFNNAGILGTPAAVGDLAEADWQRVLDINLTGVFLSMKYEIAHMRGHSGGVIVNVASNIGSHGRRPGLAAYAASKAAVSVLSQTAARDHIGDGIRINVVSPGATDTRMSFRPGETREDRDARVASAIPLGRVADPAEIAAAVVWLASPESAFVIGHDLVIDGGATA from the coding sequence ATGAACGCTCGTTTCGATGACAAGGTTGTGCTGATCACCGGCGGCGCGGGCACGATCGCGGGCGCCACGGCCCAGGCGTTCGCCGATCTGGGGGCCACCGTGGTGCTGGCGGGCCGCGATGCGGAGCGGCTGGCCGAGGCCGCCGGGCAGGTCCGCACCCAGGGCGGGAAGGCGGACTGGGTGGTCGCCGACGTCACCGACGCGGCGCAGGTGGCCGCCATGGTCGAGGAGGTCGTGCGCCGGCACGGCGGCCTGCACGTGGCGTTCAACAATGCCGGAATTCTGGGTACCCCGGCCGCGGTCGGCGATCTGGCCGAGGCCGACTGGCAGCGGGTGCTGGATATCAATCTGACCGGCGTTTTCCTGTCCATGAAGTACGAGATCGCCCATATGCGCGGCCATAGCGGCGGTGTCATCGTGAATGTGGCGTCGAATATCGGTTCGCACGGCCGGCGTCCGGGACTGGCCGCGTATGCGGCGTCCAAAGCGGCGGTGAGTGTGCTGTCGCAGACCGCCGCGCGGGATCATATCGGTGACGGCATTCGCATCAATGTGGTCAGCCCGGGGGCGACGGATACGCGAATGTCGTTCCGCCCCGGTGAAACTCGCGAAGACCGGGATGCGCGGGTGGCCTCGGCAATTCCGCTGGGCCGGGTCGCGGATCCGGCGGAGATCGCGGCGGCCGTGGTGTGGCTGGCCTCGCCGGAATCCGCATTCGTCATCGGGCATGATCTGGTGATCGACGGCGGCGCCACCGCCTGA
- a CDS encoding TetR/AcrR family transcriptional regulator, which produces MARTKEFDPDTALRRALELFWEHGYEATSMADLVEHLGIAKASIYATFGGKRDLYLKALQRYLETTDPAIMAELSQPGPVLPAVRGLVERYVREASSPDSYLGCMVVNGAVELAHRDETVARLVESSWAHLETTLTSALLRARAQGELAPDSDPRALARFILVFFQGVRVLERAPDSAARLRDAARVAVSMLA; this is translated from the coding sequence ATGGCGAGGACCAAGGAGTTCGATCCCGACACCGCGTTGCGTCGCGCTCTCGAATTGTTCTGGGAGCACGGCTACGAGGCGACGTCGATGGCGGATCTGGTTGAGCATCTTGGGATTGCCAAGGCGAGCATCTACGCGACCTTCGGCGGCAAGCGCGACCTCTACCTGAAGGCGCTCCAGCGCTACCTGGAGACCACCGATCCGGCGATCATGGCCGAGCTGTCACAGCCGGGTCCGGTACTGCCCGCGGTGCGGGGCCTGGTGGAGCGCTATGTGCGCGAAGCCTCCAGTCCTGATTCGTATCTGGGCTGCATGGTCGTGAACGGCGCGGTCGAGTTGGCGCACCGCGACGAGACGGTCGCGCGACTCGTCGAGTCCAGTTGGGCACACCTGGAAACGACGCTGACATCGGCCCTGCTCCGGGCCCGAGCACAGGGTGAACTCGCCCCGGATTCCGATCCGCGCGCACTTGCCCGATTCATCCTGGTCTTCTTTCAGGGCGTGCGAGTTCTGGAGCGCGCACCGGATTCCGCTGCGCGCCTGCGTGATGCCGCGCGGGTCGCCGTATCCATGCTCGCTTGA
- a CDS encoding epoxide hydrolase family protein — protein MTSADIRQFRIDVPQSDLDDLIDRLTRARWTRQLPGQGWERGVPVDYLRELSEYWRTEFDWRAKEAALNEFPQFHTEIDGLAVHFLHVRSNDPDALPLILTHGWPNSFVEFTKTIPLLTNPSAHGMESAQAFHVVIPSIPGFGFSGTPRESGMKPRDVARMWVELMARLGYDRYGAQGGDLGAYVVQEMAIADPDHLIGVHIDGGIGLPTAADVPTMTAEERAEWDLMQKWQSGVNHHVLLRQAPQTFAHAWTDSPVGLLAWLVHKFNEFSPLADHLEEAVDRDQLLTNAAVYWFTDTAATSSWPMYNGLGDDGFAWPVGQKLVPMGVYSGGSPLMRRLAERDNTIAYWPEGNTGNHFLAMDVPRAHAADIQRFFDLIS, from the coding sequence ATGACCAGCGCAGATATCCGTCAGTTCCGAATCGACGTCCCGCAGTCGGATCTCGACGACCTCATCGATCGGCTGACGCGGGCCCGCTGGACCAGGCAACTCCCGGGGCAGGGCTGGGAGCGCGGCGTCCCGGTGGACTACCTGCGCGAACTGTCCGAATACTGGCGCACCGAATTCGACTGGCGCGCAAAGGAAGCAGCGCTCAACGAGTTCCCCCAGTTCCACACCGAGATCGATGGACTGGCCGTGCATTTTCTGCACGTGCGCTCGAACGATCCGGACGCACTGCCGCTCATCCTCACACACGGCTGGCCGAACAGCTTCGTGGAGTTCACGAAAACCATTCCCCTGCTGACCAATCCGAGCGCGCACGGCATGGAATCGGCGCAGGCGTTCCATGTGGTGATTCCGTCGATACCGGGATTCGGGTTCTCCGGGACCCCGCGTGAATCGGGGATGAAGCCGCGCGACGTGGCCCGCATGTGGGTGGAACTCATGGCCCGCCTGGGCTACGACCGGTACGGCGCACAGGGCGGCGACCTGGGGGCGTACGTGGTTCAGGAGATGGCGATCGCCGATCCGGACCACCTGATCGGCGTGCACATCGACGGCGGCATCGGGCTGCCGACCGCGGCCGACGTGCCCACCATGACGGCCGAGGAGCGCGCCGAATGGGACCTCATGCAGAAGTGGCAGTCGGGCGTGAATCACCATGTCCTGCTGCGTCAGGCGCCGCAGACCTTCGCGCACGCCTGGACCGATTCCCCCGTCGGCCTGCTGGCGTGGCTGGTGCACAAGTTCAACGAGTTCTCGCCGCTGGCGGACCACCTGGAGGAGGCGGTTGACCGCGATCAGCTACTGACCAATGCCGCCGTCTACTGGTTCACCGATACCGCCGCCACCTCGTCCTGGCCCATGTACAACGGACTCGGCGACGACGGTTTCGCCTGGCCGGTCGGCCAGAAACTGGTCCCGATGGGCGTGTACTCCGGTGGTTCACCGCTCATGCGCCGACTGGCCGAGCGGGACAACACGATCGCGTACTGGCCCGAAGGCAACACGGGGAACCACTTCCTGGCCATGGACGTGCCCCGGGCGCATGCGGCCGATATCCAGCGGTTCTTCGACCTGATCTCCTGA
- a CDS encoding YafY family protein, translating to MSDTSARLLRLLSLLQTPREWPGSELADRLGVTDRTVRRDVDRLRDLGYPVEATMGATGGYRLVAGAAMPPLLVDDEEAVAIAVGLRAAAGSAISGIEEASVRALAKLEQVLPAKLRRRVRVLGAATIAPGAGANQVDPELLTALAAAVTNTERVRFAYEAADGAETRRNVEPVGLVPYRHRWYLVAFDVDRGDWRSFRVDRVRRVQATGARFSRRELPAADPAAYVAGARTDWGTPSLHFLVEIEAPAEAVIGRLGEGAGDVVPRGADACVLDMRRDDLPEWVAHRLLELGVEMNVRGPAELVEALEKIRDRAGRALRDKS from the coding sequence ATGAGCGATACGTCGGCACGGCTGCTGCGGTTGCTGTCCCTGCTGCAGACCCCGCGTGAATGGCCCGGTAGCGAACTGGCCGATCGGCTCGGTGTCACGGACCGGACCGTGCGCCGGGATGTGGACCGGCTGCGGGATCTCGGGTATCCGGTCGAGGCCACCATGGGGGCGACCGGCGGCTATCGGCTGGTCGCCGGGGCTGCCATGCCGCCGCTGCTGGTCGACGACGAGGAGGCGGTCGCCATCGCCGTCGGTCTGCGGGCGGCGGCGGGGTCCGCGATCTCGGGGATCGAGGAGGCCTCGGTTCGGGCGCTGGCCAAGCTCGAGCAGGTGTTGCCCGCCAAGCTGCGGCGGCGGGTGCGGGTGTTGGGGGCTGCGACCATCGCGCCTGGCGCGGGCGCGAATCAGGTGGATCCGGAACTGCTTACGGCGTTGGCCGCGGCTGTCACCAACACCGAGCGGGTTCGGTTCGCGTATGAGGCGGCGGATGGTGCGGAGACTCGGCGCAATGTCGAGCCGGTTGGGCTGGTTCCGTATCGGCATCGTTGGTATCTGGTTGCGTTCGATGTCGATCGTGGGGATTGGCGGAGTTTTCGGGTGGACAGGGTTCGGCGGGTTCAGGCGACTGGGGCTCGGTTCTCTCGACGGGAGCTTCCTGCTGCGGATCCGGCGGCGTATGTGGCTGGTGCTCGGACGGATTGGGGGACGCCGTCATTGCATTTTCTGGTGGAGATCGAGGCTCCTGCTGAGGCGGTGATCGGCCGGCTGGGGGAGGGGGCGGGGGATGTGGTGCCGCGTGGGGCTGATGCTTGTGTGCTGGATATGCGGCGGGATGATCTGCCCGAGTGGGTGGCGCATCGGTTGCTGGAGTTGGGGGTTGAGATGAATGTGCGTGGACCGGCTGAGTTGGTTGAGGCGTTGGAGAAGATCCGCGATCGTGCGGGGCGGGCTTTGCGGGACAAGAGCTGA
- a CDS encoding HNH endonuclease signature motif containing protein gives MTLDDCGIAELAAAVSTLLNSVQNATMAQFSDEDVVALMQQLEASKRQLAALDTRLIIEAGERSLHVRSGAGKMVPFLRHTLGLSRYDAALRVKVTHHCGEFFEPSGHLRPATLPVMAEAFAAGDISRDHVRNIMDVMDHLPTDIPTEARTEAEEILVGYSREGWPDDLPKIGRDILARLDPDGKVVSDADRRRRRGITLCRPGVDGMSRIEGWITPELRACLDAVFAKLARPGMCNVEDPESPTASGGFIADSVLDAAAGRDRRDAGQRTHDALMALVQPGVNMRALGMHRGLPVEVVLTMSLTDLKNGTGVATTNTGTQISINEALKMAEGTHPVIAVLDGDGMPLYLQRSRRTANRAQRLALLARDRGCTRPGCEQPASMCAAHHVTDWAKGGPTDINNLTLACDHCHALINDGPVGWKTVVMGKDSPHRGRTGWIAPKSVDPTGTPRVNDRHHVGQSIAAAIDSSCRKWRSRAA, from the coding sequence GTGACACTCGACGACTGCGGCATCGCTGAACTGGCGGCCGCGGTCTCGACCCTTTTGAACTCCGTTCAGAACGCGACGATGGCGCAGTTCTCCGATGAGGATGTCGTGGCGTTGATGCAGCAGCTCGAAGCCAGCAAGCGGCAATTGGCCGCACTGGATACGCGGCTGATCATCGAAGCCGGGGAACGGTCACTGCATGTGCGCAGTGGGGCGGGGAAGATGGTGCCGTTCCTGCGGCACACTCTTGGACTTTCGCGCTATGACGCGGCATTGCGGGTGAAGGTGACCCACCACTGCGGAGAGTTCTTCGAACCGTCAGGCCACCTGCGCCCGGCGACTTTGCCGGTCATGGCGGAAGCCTTTGCCGCCGGAGATATCTCGCGAGATCACGTCCGCAACATCATGGACGTGATGGACCACCTCCCGACCGACATCCCCACCGAAGCCCGCACGGAGGCCGAGGAGATTCTCGTCGGCTACTCGCGTGAGGGATGGCCGGATGATCTGCCGAAGATCGGGCGCGACATCCTCGCCCGCCTGGATCCGGACGGGAAGGTCGTCTCCGATGCCGACCGTCGGCGTCGGCGTGGGATCACCTTGTGCCGTCCTGGTGTGGATGGCATGTCGCGGATCGAAGGGTGGATCACCCCGGAACTGCGTGCGTGCTTGGATGCTGTGTTCGCCAAGCTCGCCCGGCCCGGCATGTGCAACGTCGAAGACCCGGAAAGCCCTACCGCCAGTGGTGGGTTCATCGCCGACAGCGTTCTCGATGCCGCTGCGGGCCGGGATCGGCGTGATGCCGGGCAGCGCACCCACGACGCGCTGATGGCTCTGGTGCAGCCGGGCGTGAACATGCGCGCACTCGGCATGCACCGGGGTCTGCCGGTCGAAGTCGTTCTCACCATGAGCCTGACCGACCTGAAGAACGGGACCGGGGTGGCCACCACCAACACCGGCACCCAGATCTCGATCAACGAAGCGCTGAAGATGGCCGAGGGCACCCACCCGGTGATCGCGGTTCTCGACGGCGACGGGATGCCGCTCTACCTGCAGCGGTCGCGCCGCACCGCCAACCGCGCCCAACGCCTCGCCCTTCTGGCCCGCGACCGGGGATGTACCCGCCCGGGTTGTGAACAACCCGCCTCGATGTGCGCCGCCCACCACGTCACCGATTGGGCAAAAGGCGGACCGACCGATATCAACAACCTGACCTTGGCGTGCGATCACTGCCACGCGTTGATCAATGACGGGCCCGTTGGGTGGAAAACCGTTGTGATGGGCAAGGACTCACCCCATCGGGGTCGAACGGGGTGGATTGCGCCGAAGAGTGTTGACCCCACCGGCACGCCGCGCGTGAACGATCGCCATCACGTCGGGCAGTCGATCGCCGCTGCCATCGATTCCAGTTGCCGAAAGTGGCGCTCACGGGCTGCGTGA
- a CDS encoding ABC transporter ATP-binding protein — protein sequence MTNALTVSDLTLTFPDGADRITALDHVNLHVRGGEIAAITGPSGSGKSTLLATVSTLLRPDSGRVELETDSGTVNLAELSRRDAATLRRNSIGIVFQQSNLVPALTTIEQLEAMAHLGQSWFVSPSKRREVRARARDLLHAVGLTGHENKRPAQLSGGQRQRVNIARALMNDPSLLVIDEPTSALDQERGAAIIDLITGIVREHGAATLLVTHDLSHLDQMDSVYRMVDGVLTQQKAVLAA from the coding sequence ATGACCAACGCACTCACCGTCTCCGACCTGACCCTCACCTTCCCGGACGGCGCGGACCGCATCACCGCGCTCGACCACGTGAACCTGCACGTGCGCGGCGGCGAGATCGCCGCCATCACGGGGCCGTCGGGCTCCGGCAAGTCCACGCTGCTGGCGACCGTGTCCACGCTGCTGCGACCGGACTCGGGGCGCGTGGAGCTCGAAACCGACTCGGGGACCGTGAATCTCGCCGAACTGAGCCGCCGGGATGCGGCGACGCTGCGACGCAACTCGATCGGGATCGTGTTCCAGCAGTCCAATCTGGTGCCGGCATTGACCACGATCGAGCAGCTGGAGGCCATGGCGCATCTGGGGCAGAGCTGGTTCGTGTCGCCGAGTAAGCGGCGTGAGGTTCGGGCCCGGGCTCGGGATCTGCTGCATGCGGTGGGATTGACCGGGCACGAGAACAAGCGGCCCGCGCAGCTTTCGGGTGGTCAGCGGCAGCGGGTCAATATCGCTCGGGCGCTGATGAATGATCCGTCGCTGCTGGTGATCGACGAACCGACCAGTGCGTTGGATCAGGAGCGTGGGGCGGCGATCATCGATTTGATCACTGGGATCGTGCGGGAGCACGGGGCGGCGACGCTGCTGGTTACGCATGATCTTTCGCATTTGGATCAGATGGACAGCGTTTATCGGATGGTGGATGGTGTTCTTACGCAACAGAAAGCGGTGCTTGCTGCGTGA
- a CDS encoding ABC transporter permease, with protein sequence MFVAFRDLRAARGRFLLITLVVTLVALLVSFLSGLTAGLAHQNISAIEALKTDTVVFSDTGSAPSFDASTLTSEQVQTWEQTGGTVDPVGISRTRATVNGESPTQVALFGVQGTPFGKRVATEPGTVILSKAAAKNLKASTGDTVELGSSRYNVAGVTDDDWYAHTPVVWMTLSDWQALNPHAGAATILAVSGVSDEKAVNATAHTTTTSSKDSLSAMASYKAENGSLTLMTVMLFAISALVIGAFFTVWTVQRQPDIATLKALGATTGSLIRDALSQALIVLLLGVGVGVGITVVAGLFMGGAVPFVLSLSTTLFPAAALIALGLLGAAFALRFLVTTDPLTALNQAR encoded by the coding sequence ATGTTCGTCGCATTCAGAGATCTGCGGGCGGCCCGCGGCCGCTTCCTCCTCATCACCTTGGTGGTCACGCTGGTCGCGCTGCTGGTCAGCTTTCTCAGTGGCCTGACCGCCGGCCTGGCGCACCAGAACATCTCCGCCATCGAGGCGCTGAAGACCGACACCGTCGTCTTCTCCGACACCGGCTCGGCGCCGTCCTTCGACGCCTCCACGCTGACCTCGGAACAGGTCCAGACCTGGGAGCAGACGGGCGGCACCGTGGACCCGGTCGGCATCAGCCGCACCCGCGCGACCGTCAACGGCGAGTCGCCCACCCAGGTGGCACTGTTCGGCGTCCAGGGCACCCCCTTCGGCAAGCGCGTGGCTACCGAGCCGGGCACCGTCATCCTGTCCAAGGCGGCGGCCAAGAACCTGAAGGCTTCGACCGGTGACACGGTCGAGCTGGGTTCGTCCCGCTACAACGTGGCGGGCGTCACCGACGACGACTGGTACGCGCACACCCCCGTGGTGTGGATGACCCTGTCGGATTGGCAGGCGCTCAACCCGCACGCGGGAGCCGCCACCATCCTCGCCGTCTCCGGCGTGAGCGACGAGAAGGCCGTCAACGCCACCGCGCACACCACCACGACCAGCAGCAAGGACTCCCTGTCCGCGATGGCCTCCTACAAGGCCGAGAACGGGTCGCTGACCCTGATGACCGTCATGCTGTTCGCCATCTCGGCCCTGGTCATCGGCGCGTTCTTCACGGTGTGGACGGTGCAGCGCCAGCCTGACATCGCGACCTTGAAGGCTTTGGGCGCGACCACCGGTTCACTGATCCGGGACGCGTTGAGCCAGGCCCTGATCGTGCTGCTGCTCGGTGTCGGCGTGGGCGTCGGAATCACCGTCGTGGCAGGCCTGTTCATGGGCGGCGCGGTCCCATTCGTCCTCAGCCTGAGCACGACCCTGTTCCCGGCCGCCGCGCTGATCGCCCTCGGCCTGCTGGGCGCCGCCTTCGCCCTGCGCTTCCTCGTCACCACCGATCCGCTGACCGCCCTCAACCAGGCCCGCTGA
- a CDS encoding response regulator transcription factor, with product MIRILLADDHAIVRAGLRALLDSSVTETDSDDIEVVGEVATAEESVAFCSTTAVDLVLMDLRFGPGKSGADATAALRGLPNPPNVLVVTNYDTDADILGAIEAGAVGYILKDTPPAELLAAVRSAADGESVLSPSVASRLMTRVRKPDTTLSPREIEVLRLVADGHSNREIGKRLFLSETTVKSHLVHIYSKLGVKSRTSAVARARERGAI from the coding sequence ATGATTCGCATCCTGCTCGCCGACGACCACGCCATCGTCCGTGCCGGCCTGCGCGCCCTGCTCGACTCCTCCGTCACCGAAACCGATTCCGATGACATCGAAGTCGTGGGCGAGGTGGCCACCGCCGAGGAGTCCGTGGCCTTCTGTTCCACCACCGCCGTCGACCTGGTCCTGATGGACCTGCGCTTCGGTCCGGGCAAGTCGGGCGCGGACGCCACCGCCGCCCTGCGCGGCCTGCCGAATCCGCCGAACGTCCTGGTGGTCACCAACTACGACACCGACGCCGACATTCTCGGCGCCATCGAGGCCGGCGCGGTCGGCTACATCCTCAAGGACACCCCGCCCGCCGAACTGCTGGCCGCGGTCCGCTCGGCCGCCGACGGCGAGAGCGTGCTGTCCCCGTCGGTCGCCTCCCGCCTGATGACCCGGGTCCGCAAACCCGACACCACCCTGAGCCCCCGCGAGATCGAGGTGCTGCGCCTGGTCGCCGACGGCCACTCGAACCGTGAGATCGGCAAGCGCCTGTTCCTTTCCGAGACCACCGTCAAATCCCACCTGGTGCACATCTATTCGAAGCTCGGCGTGAAATCCCGAACCTCCGCCGTGGCCAGGGCTCGCGAGCGCGGGGCCATCTGA
- a CDS encoding PPOX class F420-dependent oxidoreductase, which produces MASLSDQRVRDFLTEGTRTGKLAFVAADGRPLVAPIWFVLEGDEIVFNTGKHTAKGRSILRDGRVTLCVDVAEPPYSFVQVQGVTEVSEDPADLIRTATDIAARYMGADRAEEFGKRNGVPGELVVRLRPTKVITDFKVSG; this is translated from the coding sequence ATGGCCTCACTGTCCGATCAGCGCGTCCGCGATTTCCTCACCGAGGGCACCCGCACCGGCAAGCTGGCCTTCGTGGCCGCCGACGGCCGTCCCCTGGTCGCCCCGATCTGGTTCGTCCTCGAGGGCGACGAGATCGTCTTCAACACCGGCAAGCACACGGCCAAGGGCCGCTCGATCCTTCGCGACGGCCGCGTCACCCTCTGCGTCGACGTAGCCGAGCCCCCATACTCTTTCGTTCAGGTGCAGGGCGTGACCGAGGTCTCCGAGGATCCGGCCGACCTGATCCGCACCGCCACCGACATCGCCGCCCGCTACATGGGCGCGGACCGTGCCGAGGAGTTCGGCAAGCGCAACGGCGTCCCGGGCGAACTCGTCGTCCGGCTGCGCCCGACCAAGGTCATCACCGATTTCAAGGTCAGCGGCTGA
- a CDS encoding TetR/AcrR family transcriptional regulator — translation MSSVSEGARPGRPMSAGTDLAVREATVALLAEVGYAGLRVQDVATRAGVGKAALYRRWPSKAALALHHLIGDLRPREYRDTGSLRGDLREVAADFVERMANPRVRAVLPELMADLMRDGTLQTVFEDVCLLPERELIRAVAERALERGDLAELPDLAWAHAQFAGPVFLWLTMLGGQGDPALIDRVADSVAASWMYEKEKDL, via the coding sequence GTGAGTTCCGTATCCGAGGGTGCGCGGCCCGGCCGGCCGATGTCGGCCGGGACCGATCTGGCCGTGCGGGAAGCGACCGTCGCCTTGCTCGCCGAGGTGGGCTACGCCGGGTTGCGCGTGCAGGACGTGGCGACACGGGCCGGGGTCGGCAAGGCCGCGCTGTATCGGCGCTGGCCGTCGAAAGCCGCGCTCGCACTGCATCATCTGATCGGGGACCTGCGCCCGCGCGAGTACCGCGACACCGGAAGTCTGCGCGGGGATCTGCGCGAGGTCGCCGCGGACTTCGTCGAGCGGATGGCGAATCCCCGGGTGCGTGCCGTGCTGCCCGAGCTGATGGCGGATCTGATGCGCGACGGAACACTGCAGACGGTGTTCGAGGACGTCTGCCTGCTGCCCGAGCGCGAGCTCATCCGGGCGGTGGCCGAACGTGCGCTCGAACGCGGGGATCTGGCCGAGCTGCCGGATTTGGCTTGGGCGCACGCGCAATTCGCGGGACCGGTCTTCCTCTGGCTCACCATGCTCGGTGGCCAGGGCGACCCGGCGCTCATCGATCGGGTCGCGGATTCCGTTGCCGCGAGCTGGATGTACGAGAAGGAGAAAGACCTGTGA
- a CDS encoding DoxX family protein → MNTWLWIGQIVLAALFVLGGVAKAAIGKDKLRGGMPWVDDMSQNAVRGIGAVEILGGLGVVLPWATGIAKVLTPIAAVGLAVVMVGGFVTHVRRGEYGRSLSNVVLFVVAVLVAAGRFA, encoded by the coding sequence GTGAACACCTGGCTGTGGATCGGGCAGATCGTGCTCGCGGCATTGTTCGTGCTCGGCGGCGTCGCCAAGGCGGCGATCGGGAAGGACAAGCTGCGCGGCGGCATGCCGTGGGTGGACGACATGTCGCAGAACGCGGTGCGGGGGATCGGGGCGGTGGAGATCCTGGGCGGCCTCGGGGTGGTGCTGCCGTGGGCCACCGGGATCGCGAAGGTGCTCACCCCGATCGCGGCGGTGGGGCTGGCGGTGGTGATGGTCGGCGGGTTCGTCACGCACGTGCGCCGCGGTGAATACGGGCGATCGCTGTCCAACGTGGTGCTGTTCGTGGTGGCCGTGCTGGTGGCGGCCGGACGGTTCGCCTGA
- the cobM gene encoding precorrin-4 C(11)-methyltransferase, with product MTVHFIGAGPGAADLLTVRAVELLRRSPMCLYAGTYLDPEVLAHCAPDAELIDTQKLDLDEIVAHCARAHAEGKDVARLCSGDPSIYSALTEQKRRLDALGIPWDVTPGVPAYAAAAALLGAELTVPEQVQSVVLTRTHARSTAMPESESLANFARTRATLILHLAITRIRTLAQELVPDYGADCPAAVVYRATQPEQQVLRGTLADIADRVEAAGLRQAAVILVGRALAESIDCAQSHLYDPGRDRSHITG from the coding sequence ATGACAGTGCACTTCATCGGGGCCGGGCCGGGGGCGGCTGATCTGCTGACCGTCCGCGCGGTAGAACTGCTGCGCCGGTCGCCGATGTGCCTGTACGCGGGAACCTATCTGGATCCGGAGGTGCTGGCCCACTGCGCGCCGGACGCCGAACTGATCGACACCCAGAAACTCGATCTCGACGAAATCGTCGCGCACTGTGCCCGGGCGCACGCCGAGGGCAAGGACGTCGCGCGGCTGTGCTCGGGGGATCCCTCCATATATTCGGCGCTCACCGAGCAGAAGCGGCGGCTGGACGCGCTGGGCATCCCGTGGGACGTGACGCCCGGGGTCCCGGCCTACGCGGCGGCCGCGGCGCTGCTGGGCGCGGAGCTCACGGTGCCCGAACAGGTCCAGTCGGTGGTGCTGACCCGGACCCACGCGCGCTCGACGGCCATGCCCGAATCGGAGTCGCTGGCCAACTTCGCCCGCACCCGGGCCACCCTGATCCTGCACCTCGCCATCACCCGCATCCGGACGCTGGCGCAGGAGCTGGTCCCCGACTACGGCGCGGACTGCCCGGCGGCCGTCGTCTACCGGGCGACCCAGCCCGAACAGCAGGTGCTGCGCGGCACCCTGGCCGATATCGCGGACCGGGTCGAAGCGGCCGGGCTGCGACAGGCGGCGGTGATTCTGGTGGGCCGGGCGCTGGCCGAAAGCATCGATTGCGCCCAGTCTCACCTGTACGACCCTGGTCGGGATAGGTCACATATCACTGGCTGA